Below is a window of Arabidopsis thaliana chromosome 2, partial sequence DNA.
TTTGGAACTCACTTCCATGAGTATTGTTGACATTAACGGACACAAGCTCGATAAGTGGCATGTTGGGCTCACTCTCATTGCAGGGAACGCCTCTGTGCAGATTAGACGGTTAGTAGTTTTAAAACGTTGATTCCTCCACCTCTTATAGAACAATAAGCATTGTGTGGTGAATTCTGAATATGTTTCCTCTTTGCAGAGAGGCTGATAGATACGTTGTTTCAACCCGCCATCATATTCACCCGAGATTTGTGTCGCTCACTGAGCTGAGATCACTGTATTTCTGGCGCATATCACTCCCGTCCACTGTGGCGATGGGATTCGAGTTCGAGCTTAACCCTAGGATAACTCTTGAAGTGATGGTCTCCGAATCCCATCTTCAACCTCCGAGTGTTGCACTCCAATATCAATGTTCAAGGGCTCAGTGTCTCATTAGAGTTTACGGTGATGTCTACTCCAAAAAAAATGGTGTATCTTTTGCGTTTCGTCCTTCTTCTTTCGTCTAGTTACTCGGATTTTTACCctcaaattactttttttttacttgttggCCTCGGCTAGTTATTGGGCCAATTGTTTCTATAGTGGGCCGTGTATTACAGACAGACACACCTAAACGACGACGGGTCGAGAGGATAAATAAATGGGAATATTCTCGGAAACATTGATGTgattccaaatattttattccCAATTTggtattcttcttcatcatagCTCGAAACCCTAACTCCCCACTTCCATCGACCATCGACATGTTTTAATCTTAGAATTGTGACCAATAAGGTGATGGATACATTTCAAGGCAAGTCCGAAGGCCTGGAACCACAATTGGCATCGAAGGATCTTCAGGCGTCGAAGCCGataatttcatcatcttcttcgttatCAGAGCGTCGATACAAGAGTggtacttttcttttctccaatTCTCGATCATACTTGAATCATATGTGTTTCGTTTTGCTCCGAATTTCTAAATCAATCAGAATTACGTGGTTATGTATGGCTGATTTGTTAGAATTATTAGTGTAGCTATAGACCAAGATTTTTTCTTACTCAAGAGTTGTGATTTTCTCTCGCAGGCAGAAAGATACCTATTATTGCTATTGAATGCCGTAGATGCTTATCAGTCTCTTCTCCGGTAGTTATTGCCGACCCTTGCATGCACAGATTCTGCGGTTAGgttcttctttactctttctttAACCCACTAGCTAATGTGTGTGACTGAAAACAATCAGGGTGTTTAGCTTTGTCTTATTTTAACACAAACCCCTGATTCTGGACTAACTTATTACCCTAAcaaaattgtctttttttctttcttaatgcAACAGTGAAATGTATCTTATTCCTCTGGGGACGCCAGAAACGTAGAGAACCTTGTGTATGCCCCCTTGATGGAGAAAAGATGATTTGCTTACATCCTCCTATGAACATTGCCGAATCTGCGGCTGAGGAGATTACTGGCCTTGTCGACGTTTATAATCCTATGTTCAATCCACGCCATTACATGGTAATTAATCAGTTCACCTCCTAATCAATTGAACATGCTCTAATATTCTTAGTAAGGGAGTAGTTATTAATATCTTTTCTAACTCTCTGCTTACGAACAttatgttgtttcttctttgaacGGAAAATCATTATGCATTTTTAGGACATGGCCGAGACACAACTTGGTAAGTTCCTTGATATATGCTTTATGTATAGATGTTTTTagactttgttttgttgaacCTAACTCTTTTAGTTACACGTTTTTTTTGTAGCGCGGACATTTACA
It encodes the following:
- a CDS encoding RING/U-box superfamily protein (RING/U-box superfamily protein; FUNCTIONS IN: zinc ion binding; INVOLVED IN: biological_process unknown; LOCATED IN: cellular_component unknown; CONTAINS InterPro DOMAIN/s: Zinc finger, RING-type, conserved site (InterPro:IPR017907), Zinc finger, RING-type (InterPro:IPR001841); Has 5 Blast hits to 5 proteins in 1 species: Archae - 0; Bacteria - 0; Metazoa - 0; Fungi - 0; Plants - 5; Viruses - 0; Other Eukaryotes - 0 (source: NCBI BLink).) produces the protein MDTFQGKSEGLEPQLASKDLQASKPIISSSSSLSERRYKSGRKIPIIAIECRRCLSVSSPVVIADPCMHRFCVKCILFLWGRQKRREPCVCPLDGEKMICLHPPMNIAESAAEEITGLVDVYNPMFNPRHYMDMAETQLARTFTRFYCLDLTLLLMGALAYCFKCSKASRT